A window of Primulina huaijiensis isolate GDHJ02 chromosome 9, ASM1229523v2, whole genome shotgun sequence contains these coding sequences:
- the LOC140984531 gene encoding 3-ketoacyl-CoA synthase 11-like, with amino-acid sequence MSESETSTPLVPPSSSRKLPDFKQSVKLKYVKLGYHYLITHGMFLFLTPLVVVIFAQLSIFSLQDLYVLWDHLRFNLISVIVCSALLVFLSTVYFLTRPRPVYLVDFSCYKPDDDRKCTRKIFMERSGLTGAFTEGNLEFQRKILERSGLGESTYLPEAVLRVPPNPCMAEARKEAETVMFGAIDELLAKTSMKPKDIGILIVNCSLFNPTPSLSAMIVNHYKLRGNIVSYNLGGMGCSAGLISIDLAKDLLQVHPNTYALVISMENITLNWYFGNERSMLVSNCLFRMGGAAILLSNKRSDRWRSKYRLVHTVRTHKGSDDKCFSCVTQMEDSNSKVGVALSKDLMAVAGDALKTNITTLGPLVLPMSEQLLFFSTLVGKKLFKMKLKPYIPDFKLAFEHFCIHAGGRAVLDELEKNLQLSDWHMEPSRMTLYRFGNTSSSSLWYELAYSEAKGRIKKGDRAWQIAFGSGFKCNSAVWKALRTINPAKEKSPWIDEIHQFPVEVPKMSSI; translated from the coding sequence ATGAGTGAATCCGAGACAAGCACTCCCTTGGTTCCACCCTCTTCTTCTCGCAAGCTTCCGGATTTTAAACAGTCGGTGAAATTGAAGTATGTGAAGCTTGGATACCATTACCTCATAACCCATGGAATGTTCCTGTTTTTGACCCCTTTGGTGGTTGTTATTTTTGCCCAATTGTCCATATTTTCTCTCCAAGACCTCTACGTTCTCTGGGACCATTTGAGATTCAATCTCATATCCGTGATCGTGTGCTCGGCCCTCTTGGTTTTTCTATCGACCGTCTATTTCCTCACACGTCCTCGACCAGTGTATCTTGTGGACTTCTCTTGTTATAAGCCGGATGACGATAGGAAATGTACTAGGAAGATTTTCATGGAGAGATCGGGGTTGACTGGTGCTTTTACTGAGGGGAATCTTGAATTCCAAAGGAAAATTCTTGAGAGGTCTGGGCTTGGAGAGTCGACTTATCTCCCTGAGGCTGTATTAAGGGTTCCGCCTAATCCATGTATGGCGGAAGCAAGAAAAGAAGCTGAAACTGTAATGTTTGGCGCTATTGATGAGCTTCTGGCCAAAACCTCTATGAAGCCGAAGGACATTGGAATTTTGATTGTGAATTGCAGTCTTTTCAATCCGACGCCGTCTTTGTCTGCTATGATTGTTAACCATTACAAGCTTAGGGGAAACATAGTTAGTTACAATCTTGGCGGGATGGGTTGCAGCGCTGGATTAATCTCGATTGATCTTGCTAAGGATCTGCTCCAGGTCCATCCCAATACTTATGCTCTAGTGATCAGCATGGAGAACATTACCCTGAATTGGTATTTCGGAAACGAGAGATCTATGCTCGTTTCCAACTGTCTCTTCAGAATGGGAGGGGCTGCCATTTTGCTGTCAAACAAAAGATCAGATCGCTGGCGGTCCAAGTATAGATTGGTCCACACAGTCCGCACCCACAAAGGATCGGATGACAAATGTTTTTCTTGTGTCACTCAAATGGAGGATTCCAATTCGAAAGTTGGAGTTGCTTTGTCGAAGGATTTGATGGCAGTGGCAGGTGATGCCTTGAAGACCAACATCACAACGTTAGGTCCCCTCGTGCTACCGATGTCTGAGCAGTTGCTTTTCTTCTCGACTTTGGTGGGGAAAAAGCTATTCAAGATGAAGCTTAAGCCTTATATCCCAGATTTCAAACTGGCATTCGAGCATTTCTGCATACATGCCGGCGGAAGGGCTGTGCTGGATGAACTCGAGAAAAACCTTCAACTTTCTGACTGGCACATGGAACCTTCAAGGATGACTCTGTACCGATTCGGTAACACCTCTAGCAGCTCTCTCTGGTACGAGTTGGCATATTCAGAAGCCAAAGGAAGGATCAAGAAGGGAGACAGGGCGTGGCAAATAGCCTTCGGTTCTGGATTTAAATGCAACAGCGCAGTGTGGAAAGCTCTTAGGACCATAAATCCAGCAAAGGAAAAGAGTCCTTGGATAGACGAAATCCACCAGTTTCCTGTCGAGGTTCCTAAGATGTCatctatctaa
- the LOC140983802 gene encoding probable boron transporter 6 isoform X1, with protein sequence MAVCLGYWHLFIGLVSSMSTDTMDHLKTPLKGIVSDAKGRLACYKKDWIDTCGSGVRILAPTAYIFFASALPVIAFGEQLSRETDGSLSTSETLASTAICGIIHSIFGGQPLLILGVAEPTIIMYTYLYHFAKKSIGRELYLAWAGWVCVWTALILFLLAIFNACTIITRFTRVAGELFGMLISVLFIQEAIKGLVSEFQIPKGENETEEKYQFQWLYCNGLLSVIFSFGLLITALRSRKARSWRYATGWIRSFIADYGVPLMVVLWSLLSYSVPGKVPTGVPRRLFCPLPSDPKSLYHWTVVKDMGKIPVGYIFAAVIPALMIAGLYFFDHSVASQMAQQKEFNLKNPPAYHYDILLLGFMTLICGLLGIPPSNGVLPQSPMHTRSLAVLKKQLIRKKMVKIAKECMKQQASHSEIYGQLHSVFIEMDRNPCNTVDNELTNLKEAVLKYDDKGDEKGRFDPEICIDLHLPVRVNEQRVSNLLQSILVGLTVCIMPVIKMIPTSVLWGYFAYMAIDSLPGNQFWERIQFLFIPPGRRFKVLEDFHASFLETVPFKYIFMFTLFQFVYLLTCFGITWIPIAGILFPLPFFLLICIREHLLPKVFPIDHLQELDAAEYEEFIGRPVRARSLSLKDRDLPDIDEDDARPDVSSAEILDDMTTRRGELKHRSVSFNERHQQVFPEVDSSGQ encoded by the exons ATGGCAGTTTGTTTAGGATACTGGCATTTATTTATCGGCTTAGTTTCCTCAATGTCAACAGACACGATGGATCACTTAAAAACTCCACTTAAGGGAATTGTTAGTGATGCTAAAGGGAGGCTCGCATGCTACAAAAAGGACTGGATTGATACTTGTGGTTCTGGTGTAAG GATTCTGGCTCCGACGGCATACATTTTCTTTGCTTCTGCACTACCCGTAATTGCCTTTGGGGAGCAACTGAGTAGAGAAACAG ATGGGAGCTTGAGTACCTCTGAGACCCTAGCTTCCACAGCAATCTGTGGGATCATCCATTCCATTTTTGGTGGACAGCCACTATTGATCTTAGGAGTTGCAGAGCCAACCATTATAATGTACACCTACTTGTACCATTTTGCCAAGAAAAGCATAGGCAGGGAACTATATTTAGCCTGGGCTGGATG GGTCTGTGTCTGGACAGCATTGATTCTCTTTCTTCTTGCCATATTCAATGCATGCACTATCATAACTCGATTTACCAGGGTGGCGGGGGAACTTTTTGGCATGTTGATCAGTGTTCTATTCATTCAGGAGGCCATCAAG GGTTTGGTGAGTGAATTTCAGATCCCAAAAGGCGAAAATGAAACTGAAGAGAAGTACCAATTTCAGTGGCTCTACTGCAATGGTTTACTCTCAGTTATATTTTCTTTTGGCTTGCTAATCACTGCTTTAAGAAGCAGAAAAGCTCGGTCCTGGCGTTACGCAACAG GATGGATTCGAAGTTTCATTGCCGATTACGGGGTTCCACTGATGGTTGTGTTATGGTCCTTATTATCTTACAGTGTGCCAGGCAAGGTTCCTACTGGAGTTCCAAGAAGACTCTTCTGTCCTCTTCCTTCAGACCCTAAATCATTGTATCACTGGACAGTTGTTAAG GATATGGGCAAGATTCCAGTAGGATATATCTTTGCTGCCGTGATACCAGCTCTGATGATCGCAGGACTATACTTTTTTGATCACAGTGTAGCTTCACAGATGGCGCAACAAAAAGAATTCAACCTGAAAAATCCACCTGCCTACCATTATGACATCCTGTTACTCGGATTCATG ACTTTAATTTGTGGATTACTTGGAATTCCACCTTCCAATGGTGTCCTTCCACAATCTCCTATGCATACTAGGAGTCTTGCAGTCCTCAAGAAACAG TTGATTCGTAAGAAAATGGTGAAGATTGCGAAGGAGTGCATGAAACAGCAAGCCAGCCACTCAGAGATATACGGTCAACTCCATTCTGTATTCATTGAAATGGACAGAAATCCCTGT AATACTGTAGACAATGAATTGACAAATTTGAAGGAAGCTGTCTTGAAATATGATGACAAAGGAGACGAAAAAGGACGCTTTGATCCTGAAATATGTATCGATCTTCATCTTCCTGTACGAGTAAACGAGCAAAGAGTGAGCAACTTGCTGCAATCAATACTTGTTGGGTTAACTGTATGTATCATGCCTGTGATCAAGATGATACCTACCTCTGTTCTATGGGGTTATTTTGCTTACATGGCCATCGATAGTCTCCCTGGAAATCAGTTTTGGGAAAGGATTCAGTTCCTATTCATCCCTCCTGGCCGACGTTTCAA AGTTCTTGAAGATTTCCATGCTTCATTTTTAGAGACTGTACCGTTCAAGTACATCTTCATGTTTACGCTCTTCCAATTTGTGTATCTTTTGACTTGCTTCGGGATCACATGGATACCGATAGCTGGAATTTTGTTTCCACTCCCATTCTTCCTCTTGATATGCATTAGAGAACACCTTCTTCCGAAGGTGTTTCCAATTGATCATCTTCAAGAACTTGATGCTGCTGAATACGAAGAATTTATTGGCCGTCCGGTTAGAGCAAGGAGTCTATCTCTCAAG GATAGAGATTTACCCGATATTGATGAAGATGATGCGAGACCTGATGTATCTTCTGCTGAGATATTGGATGACATGACAACACGTAGAGGTGAATTGAAGCACCGGTCTGTCAGTTTCAACGAGAGGCACCAACAG GTCTTCCCAGAAGTAGATTCTTCTGGGCAGTAA
- the LOC140983802 gene encoding probable boron transporter 6 isoform X2 gives MDHLKTPLKGIVSDAKGRLACYKKDWIDTCGSGVRILAPTAYIFFASALPVIAFGEQLSRETDGSLSTSETLASTAICGIIHSIFGGQPLLILGVAEPTIIMYTYLYHFAKKSIGRELYLAWAGWVCVWTALILFLLAIFNACTIITRFTRVAGELFGMLISVLFIQEAIKGLVSEFQIPKGENETEEKYQFQWLYCNGLLSVIFSFGLLITALRSRKARSWRYATGWIRSFIADYGVPLMVVLWSLLSYSVPGKVPTGVPRRLFCPLPSDPKSLYHWTVVKDMGKIPVGYIFAAVIPALMIAGLYFFDHSVASQMAQQKEFNLKNPPAYHYDILLLGFMTLICGLLGIPPSNGVLPQSPMHTRSLAVLKKQLIRKKMVKIAKECMKQQASHSEIYGQLHSVFIEMDRNPCNTVDNELTNLKEAVLKYDDKGDEKGRFDPEICIDLHLPVRVNEQRVSNLLQSILVGLTVCIMPVIKMIPTSVLWGYFAYMAIDSLPGNQFWERIQFLFIPPGRRFKVLEDFHASFLETVPFKYIFMFTLFQFVYLLTCFGITWIPIAGILFPLPFFLLICIREHLLPKVFPIDHLQELDAAEYEEFIGRPVRARSLSLKDRDLPDIDEDDARPDVSSAEILDDMTTRRGELKHRSVSFNERHQQVFPEVDSSGQ, from the exons ATGGATCACTTAAAAACTCCACTTAAGGGAATTGTTAGTGATGCTAAAGGGAGGCTCGCATGCTACAAAAAGGACTGGATTGATACTTGTGGTTCTGGTGTAAG GATTCTGGCTCCGACGGCATACATTTTCTTTGCTTCTGCACTACCCGTAATTGCCTTTGGGGAGCAACTGAGTAGAGAAACAG ATGGGAGCTTGAGTACCTCTGAGACCCTAGCTTCCACAGCAATCTGTGGGATCATCCATTCCATTTTTGGTGGACAGCCACTATTGATCTTAGGAGTTGCAGAGCCAACCATTATAATGTACACCTACTTGTACCATTTTGCCAAGAAAAGCATAGGCAGGGAACTATATTTAGCCTGGGCTGGATG GGTCTGTGTCTGGACAGCATTGATTCTCTTTCTTCTTGCCATATTCAATGCATGCACTATCATAACTCGATTTACCAGGGTGGCGGGGGAACTTTTTGGCATGTTGATCAGTGTTCTATTCATTCAGGAGGCCATCAAG GGTTTGGTGAGTGAATTTCAGATCCCAAAAGGCGAAAATGAAACTGAAGAGAAGTACCAATTTCAGTGGCTCTACTGCAATGGTTTACTCTCAGTTATATTTTCTTTTGGCTTGCTAATCACTGCTTTAAGAAGCAGAAAAGCTCGGTCCTGGCGTTACGCAACAG GATGGATTCGAAGTTTCATTGCCGATTACGGGGTTCCACTGATGGTTGTGTTATGGTCCTTATTATCTTACAGTGTGCCAGGCAAGGTTCCTACTGGAGTTCCAAGAAGACTCTTCTGTCCTCTTCCTTCAGACCCTAAATCATTGTATCACTGGACAGTTGTTAAG GATATGGGCAAGATTCCAGTAGGATATATCTTTGCTGCCGTGATACCAGCTCTGATGATCGCAGGACTATACTTTTTTGATCACAGTGTAGCTTCACAGATGGCGCAACAAAAAGAATTCAACCTGAAAAATCCACCTGCCTACCATTATGACATCCTGTTACTCGGATTCATG ACTTTAATTTGTGGATTACTTGGAATTCCACCTTCCAATGGTGTCCTTCCACAATCTCCTATGCATACTAGGAGTCTTGCAGTCCTCAAGAAACAG TTGATTCGTAAGAAAATGGTGAAGATTGCGAAGGAGTGCATGAAACAGCAAGCCAGCCACTCAGAGATATACGGTCAACTCCATTCTGTATTCATTGAAATGGACAGAAATCCCTGT AATACTGTAGACAATGAATTGACAAATTTGAAGGAAGCTGTCTTGAAATATGATGACAAAGGAGACGAAAAAGGACGCTTTGATCCTGAAATATGTATCGATCTTCATCTTCCTGTACGAGTAAACGAGCAAAGAGTGAGCAACTTGCTGCAATCAATACTTGTTGGGTTAACTGTATGTATCATGCCTGTGATCAAGATGATACCTACCTCTGTTCTATGGGGTTATTTTGCTTACATGGCCATCGATAGTCTCCCTGGAAATCAGTTTTGGGAAAGGATTCAGTTCCTATTCATCCCTCCTGGCCGACGTTTCAA AGTTCTTGAAGATTTCCATGCTTCATTTTTAGAGACTGTACCGTTCAAGTACATCTTCATGTTTACGCTCTTCCAATTTGTGTATCTTTTGACTTGCTTCGGGATCACATGGATACCGATAGCTGGAATTTTGTTTCCACTCCCATTCTTCCTCTTGATATGCATTAGAGAACACCTTCTTCCGAAGGTGTTTCCAATTGATCATCTTCAAGAACTTGATGCTGCTGAATACGAAGAATTTATTGGCCGTCCGGTTAGAGCAAGGAGTCTATCTCTCAAG GATAGAGATTTACCCGATATTGATGAAGATGATGCGAGACCTGATGTATCTTCTGCTGAGATATTGGATGACATGACAACACGTAGAGGTGAATTGAAGCACCGGTCTGTCAGTTTCAACGAGAGGCACCAACAG GTCTTCCCAGAAGTAGATTCTTCTGGGCAGTAA
- the LOC140985356 gene encoding uncharacterized protein → MKDWVQYQNQDYVMQFLMGLNESYAQIRAQVLMMDPIPVISKVFSLVVQEERQRSIHSDTSGLSLDHSSPNPSIAIVKGPSYGKNDKGRKSDLPTCSHCHYPGHTSDKCYQLHGYPPSHPKYKPKQYSVSTSNASKVRANHLKVADTPANSQSTSSAPDSLSPDQCKQLLAFLSTQLQLGYGTTMDSKHLEESASCLSGYHQGNEDWDG, encoded by the exons ATGAAGGATTGGGTGCAATACCAAAATCAGGACTATGTTATGCAATTTCTGATGGGACTCAATGAGTCATATGCTCAGATTCGTGCTCAAGTTCTGATGATGGATCCGATTCCTGTAATTTCGAAGGTCTTCTCATTAGTGGTTCAGGAAGAACGTCAACGATCCATACATTCTGACACTTCTGGTTTGTCATTGGATCACTCGTCCCCTAATCCGAGCATAGCGATTGTCAAGGGACCTTCATATGGTAAAAATGATAAAGGTAGAAAATCAGATCTACCAACTTGTTCTCACTGTCATTATCCAGGTCATACTAGTGATAAATGCTACCAATTGCATGGATATCCACCAAGTCATCCCAAATACAAGCCAAAGCAATATTCTGTATCCACGAGTAATGCATCTAAAGTTCGAGCAAACCATCTTAAAGTTGCTGATACTCCAGCTAATTCGCAATCAACCAGCAGTGCACCTGATTCACTAAGTCCCGACCAATGCAAGCAGCTCCTTGCTTTCTTGAGCACTCAACTGCAGCTTGGCTATGGCACCACTATGGATTCGAAACATCTTGAGGAATCTGCATCGTGTCTCAGTG GATATCACCAAGGAAATGAGGATTGGGATGGGTAG
- the LOC140984622 gene encoding uncharacterized protein, whose product MVKANAPHLQATTSQSGRIIDDSSSPYFLQNGDHPGLVLVSHFLACNNYNTWSRAMSMALTAKNKLVFVDGTFVYPPPEDLLYGAWIRCNSMVISWLLNAVSREIANSLMYMATAYEIWIDLRERFNQGNAPPNFQIKRLLTGLQQGSMDVST is encoded by the coding sequence ATGGTGAAAGCTAATGCGCCACATCTTCAAGCTACGACTTCACAGAGTGGGAGAATTATCGATGATTCGAGCAGCCCGTATTTTCTCCAAAATGGTGATCATCCTGGTCTGGTGCTTGTATCTCACTTCCTTGCATGTAACAATTATAATACTTGGAGTCGTGCGATGTCTATGGCACTTACTGCTAAGAATAAGCTCGTTTTCGTTGATGGAACGTTCGTGTATCCTCCTCCTGAAGATTTGTTGTATGGTGCCTGGATTAGATGCAATAGTATGGTGATTTCGTGGTTACTTAATGCTGTAAGTCGAGAAATAGCTAATAGCCTCATGTATATGGCTACCGCATATGAGATTTGGATAGATCTCCGCGAAAGGTTCAATCAAGGTAATGCAcctccaaattttcaaatcaaaaggCTATTGACTGGTTTACAACAAGGTTCAATGGATGTTAGCACTTAA